One stretch of Candidatus Hydrogenedentota bacterium DNA includes these proteins:
- a CDS encoding NAD(P) transhydrogenase subunit alpha: MLLLLFTFLIAVFLGVELLTKVPSQLHTPLMSGSNAISGITIVGACIAAGQGANSWLLIVVGMLAMVCAMINVAGGYLVTDRMLRMFQGKGGKK; the protein is encoded by the coding sequence ATGCTGCTCCTGCTCTTCACGTTTCTCATTGCGGTGTTTCTCGGAGTGGAATTGCTGACGAAGGTGCCGTCGCAACTGCATACGCCGCTGATGTCGGGGTCGAACGCGATTTCGGGCATCACCATCGTGGGGGCCTGTATCGCGGCGGGTCAGGGCGCGAACAGCTGGTTGCTCATCGTGGTGGGGATGCTCGCCATGGTCTGCGCGATGATCAACGTCGCCGGGGGATACCTGGTGACGGACCGGATGCTGCGGATGTTCCAGGGCAAGGGAGGGAAGAAGTAA
- a CDS encoding NAD(P) transhydrogenase subunit alpha, with protein MQVFVPKETRKGELRVPMTPETVKKLVSKGADIVVEAGMGLACGYTDAAFEGGGAKVSGARAEMLGAADLVLRLNEPEPDEVRQLKPGAIHVSYLDPFNKQHLLDEFMNRGVSAIAMEMIPRTTLAQKMDALSSQANLAGYVAVVLAASRMPIVMPMMMTPAGTLKPARVFIIGCGVAGLQAIATAKRLGARVEAFDTRPVVEEQVLSLGAKFVKIDLGETGQTKDGYALELTEGQKEMQKEGMAKVIAQSDVVITTAQVFGKKAPVIVTEAMVRAMRPGSVVVDCAVDTGGNVACVKPGEETEVGGVRVIGFYNLPGRVPVHASQMYAANVASLVEHFWDKESKSFKLKLEDEIMRGCLVVHEGELRNEMLKKARN; from the coding sequence ATGCAAGTATTTGTACCCAAAGAGACGCGTAAAGGCGAACTGCGCGTTCCGATGACGCCCGAGACAGTGAAGAAGCTGGTATCCAAGGGGGCGGATATCGTGGTCGAAGCGGGCATGGGCCTGGCCTGTGGTTACACGGACGCTGCCTTTGAAGGGGGGGGCGCGAAGGTGTCCGGCGCTCGGGCGGAAATGCTCGGCGCAGCGGACCTGGTGCTGCGCTTGAACGAACCGGAACCGGACGAGGTCAGGCAACTCAAACCGGGCGCGATTCACGTGAGTTATCTGGACCCCTTCAACAAGCAGCACTTGCTGGATGAATTCATGAACCGCGGCGTATCGGCAATCGCCATGGAGATGATCCCGCGCACAACGCTGGCGCAGAAGATGGACGCGCTGAGTTCGCAGGCGAATCTGGCCGGGTACGTGGCGGTGGTGCTGGCGGCGTCTCGGATGCCCATCGTCATGCCAATGATGATGACGCCTGCGGGGACGTTGAAGCCGGCGCGCGTGTTCATCATCGGCTGCGGCGTCGCGGGGCTGCAAGCCATTGCGACGGCGAAGCGCCTCGGCGCGCGTGTGGAAGCGTTCGACACGCGTCCCGTTGTCGAGGAGCAGGTGCTGTCGCTCGGCGCGAAATTCGTGAAGATCGATTTGGGCGAAACGGGCCAGACGAAGGACGGGTACGCCCTTGAGTTGACGGAAGGACAAAAAGAGATGCAGAAGGAGGGGATGGCCAAGGTCATCGCACAATCCGATGTGGTGATCACGACGGCGCAGGTGTTCGGCAAGAAGGCGCCCGTAATTGTGACCGAGGCCATGGTCCGCGCTATGCGGCCGGGCAGTGTGGTGGTGGACTGCGCGGTGGATACGGGCGGCAATGTTGCTTGCGTAAAGCCAGGCGAAGAGACGGAAGTCGGCGGCGTGCGCGTCATCGGATTCTACAATCTGCCCGGGCGCGTGCCGGTGCATGCGAGCCAGATGTACGCGGCGAACGTAGCCAGCCTCGTGGAACATTTCTGGGACAAGGAGAGCAAGTCGTTCAAGCTCAAACTGGAAGATGAAATCATGCGTGGTTGCCTGGTAGTACACGAAGGCGAATTGCGCAATGAGATGCTCAAGAAGGCGAGGAACTGA
- a CDS encoding lipoyl synthase: protein MNQIQAEHKAGKRVSTTHRVFPEWLRRSWPAGRAFEEVKGVLADTALHTVCQSAHCPNHAECWGRRTATIMVLGNICTRHCAYCAVISGRPAPPDPMEPVHVAKAVQRLELRHMVITTVTRDDLPDQGSGHIARTIEAVKKRNPGTTIEALVQDFNQDAGCIRRVLDAGPEVFGHNIETVARLFPKLRDKRFSYAGALRTLRIAADLAPHTLVKSAFMLGCGETETEVRQTLRDLREAGCV, encoded by the coding sequence ATGAATCAGATTCAGGCAGAACATAAAGCCGGTAAACGAGTTAGCACGACGCACCGCGTATTCCCGGAATGGCTGCGCCGTTCCTGGCCCGCAGGCCGCGCGTTCGAGGAAGTGAAGGGCGTGTTGGCTGATACGGCGCTCCACACCGTATGTCAGAGCGCCCACTGCCCCAACCACGCGGAATGCTGGGGACGCCGCACCGCCACCATCATGGTGTTGGGCAACATCTGTACCCGGCATTGTGCCTATTGCGCGGTCATCAGTGGCCGTCCCGCCCCGCCCGACCCGATGGAACCGGTGCACGTCGCCAAGGCCGTACAACGCCTGGAGTTGCGCCATATGGTCATCACGACGGTCACCCGGGATGACCTGCCTGACCAGGGTTCCGGTCACATAGCCAGAACCATCGAGGCCGTAAAAAAGCGGAATCCCGGCACGACCATCGAGGCGCTGGTCCAGGATTTCAACCAGGATGCCGGCTGTATCCGGCGCGTTCTGGATGCCGGCCCCGAGGTATTCGGCCACAATATCGAGACCGTCGCACGACTGTTCCCCAAGCTGCGGGACAAGCGGTTCAGCTATGCGGGCGCGCTGCGGACCCTGCGCATCGCGGCGGACTTGGCGCCGCACACGCTGGTCAAGTCTGCATTCATGCTGGGTTGCGGGGAGACGGAAACCGAGGTGCGGCAAACGTTACGCGACCTGCGCGAAGCAGGCTGCGT